In bacterium, one genomic interval encodes:
- a CDS encoding VCBS repeat-containing protein, with protein MVSRLLICILILLLGGRALAQSFTSHVLMRDIGGAWDVNTRDYDGDGDFDVLASTWIPGGVFYGEHRPGDTLATVEAYVASSSGRDLASGDFDGDGDVDGVFASYGEDRYIFLRNEPAQVPSERFDAFIMAEMASGPNALVSADVSGDGVVDLVATELRSSTNQIRIFQQIAGSLEEVWLSSLPHDPLAVTVADLNGDGTLEILIATATDGGLYVMRRNANGGYAITQDIPNFYLAAITAGDLDNDGAVDIICGDFESDVFRRWEWNGTGWTLYTLPGSLNNPRAVAMADFNSDGLVDFAGTGEGQNGGSGGLAWWRQTASGAFVYQSLSNQSGFVGLDVVDFDRDGDGDLIVANREIEQVLFYENLMGSPTRIIGHVTAERGGEPIANARVTAVETGVSTLTDPLGYYALGMIEGTFTLRIEHACWATTDIPGVQTVRDDTTYVDEQLRRAVIDLPVTSLNLFIQNEQVSTYEYSIGNTGDADLRIAASITGFAPQAPWASVVPGELTIAPGQSGSLTVTLTPDTTNEANYEFLGELVLRTNSCPDTVVDVALVIIVLDAPERGADLLPMTTGLLPAYPNPFNPVVTIPVAIADGGHYAVRVYDILGREVAQLFDGPLLPGRFAFTWQASGHASGRYTAVLTNDGNSRWETPLTMIK; from the coding sequence ATGGTCTCGCGACTCTTGATTTGCATCCTGATATTGCTGTTGGGCGGACGCGCCCTCGCGCAGTCATTCACGTCGCACGTGCTGATGCGGGACATCGGCGGCGCCTGGGACGTGAACACCCGTGACTACGATGGCGATGGCGACTTTGATGTGCTGGCGTCCACGTGGATTCCCGGCGGAGTATTCTACGGTGAGCATCGTCCCGGCGACACTCTGGCAACTGTGGAAGCCTATGTAGCCAGCAGCAGCGGCCGTGATCTGGCCAGCGGGGATTTCGACGGCGATGGAGATGTGGATGGCGTGTTTGCCTCATACGGCGAAGACCGTTACATCTTTCTGCGCAATGAGCCGGCGCAAGTCCCGAGCGAGCGATTCGATGCATTTATCATGGCGGAAATGGCCAGCGGGCCGAATGCCTTGGTGAGCGCGGATGTTTCTGGCGATGGTGTTGTGGATCTGGTCGCCACCGAGCTGCGTTCGAGTACGAATCAAATCAGGATTTTCCAACAAATAGCCGGATCCTTAGAAGAAGTTTGGCTGAGTTCATTGCCGCACGATCCGCTGGCGGTGACCGTCGCCGATTTGAATGGTGACGGCACCCTTGAGATACTGATCGCCACAGCGACGGACGGCGGCTTGTATGTCATGCGCCGCAATGCGAATGGCGGCTACGCGATCACGCAGGACATCCCCAATTTCTATCTGGCGGCGATTACGGCCGGAGACTTAGACAACGACGGCGCGGTTGACATTATCTGCGGTGACTTCGAAAGTGACGTTTTCAGGCGCTGGGAATGGAACGGAACCGGTTGGACCTTGTACACCTTGCCCGGTTCGCTGAACAATCCGCGCGCCGTAGCCATGGCGGATTTTAACTCCGACGGCCTAGTGGATTTTGCGGGCACTGGCGAAGGGCAAAATGGCGGCAGCGGTGGGTTGGCGTGGTGGCGGCAAACAGCGAGCGGCGCGTTTGTGTATCAATCGCTCTCGAACCAGTCGGGCTTCGTCGGCCTTGACGTAGTGGATTTCGATCGCGACGGAGACGGTGACTTAATCGTCGCCAATCGCGAGATTGAGCAGGTCTTGTTCTATGAGAATCTGATGGGTTCACCGACGCGTATCATTGGCCACGTAACGGCGGAACGCGGCGGCGAACCGATAGCAAATGCGCGTGTGACGGCCGTGGAAACCGGTGTTTCGACGTTGACGGATCCGCTCGGCTACTATGCCCTCGGCATGATCGAAGGCACATTTACGCTGCGCATCGAGCATGCTTGCTGGGCCACTACCGACATTCCCGGCGTGCAGACGGTTCGGGATGACACGACATACGTGGACGAGCAATTGCGCCGCGCGGTAATTGATTTGCCAGTTACGTCGCTGAATCTGTTCATTCAGAATGAGCAGGTTTCGACGTATGAATATTCTATCGGTAATACAGGTGATGCGGATTTGCGCATCGCGGCGTCAATCACAGGCTTTGCGCCGCAGGCGCCGTGGGCCAGTGTCGTGCCGGGCGAATTGACGATTGCGCCGGGCCAAAGCGGATCGTTGACCGTCACGCTGACTCCCGACACGACGAACGAAGCGAATTACGAGTTTTTGGGCGAACTGGTGCTGCGCACAAATTCCTGCCCCGATACGGTTGTCGATGTCGCACTCGTGATCATAGTCCTCGACGCTCCAGAGCGTGGTGCCGACCTGTTGCCGATGACGACCGGCCTGTTACCGGCCTATCCTAATCCGTTTAACCCGGTGGTGACCATACCCGTGGCGATCGCGGACGGTGGGCACTATGCCGTGCGGGTCTACGATATTCTGGGTCGTGAGGTCGCGCAATTATTCGACGGGCCTCTGCTGCCGGGACGCTTTGCCTTCACTTGGCAGGCGAGTGGACATGCGTCGGGACGATACACGGCTGTCTTGACGAACGACGGAAACTCGCGGTGGGAAACGCCGCTAACGATGATCAAGTAA
- the rpoN gene encoding RNA polymerase factor sigma-54 yields the protein MELRQVLKPELQQYLQPQQILRSELIQLPMLELELRVRAELQENPFLEEIAEDEAVVDKSMTEVETEASAASLDDSGESAEYEAAARVARDEPEQPESRNEDEVDWDSFLSDDEHSVYKASRFTESGEELTELPRPFVQSLAEYLEDQMRLQRLDDEEFRVGQYIIGSINRDGFLSYPIEEIARELNVPVAVANHVLVIVQELDPPGIGARDLRECLLIQLRQKDDPQKYRTAKRMLTEAYEDFMNKRFEVVARKLGVVLDEVKNAYEEIRRLNPKPGEGYFDEKQNYVIPDLVVARVDDEGEFAVYLNDGNTPNFHVNTAYKEMFLSGNTDKKVKEFVARKLESARWFINAIHQRRATILRTMRAIVERQKDFFMKGREFLRPMILQDIAEDISMDISTISRVTNGKYVQTEWGVFELKYFFSERMETSDGEEISTKVIKSRLQEIIEAEDKSDPLSDQAIAEMLADEGFPIARRTVQKYREQLSIPVKRLRREI from the coding sequence ATGGAACTGAGACAAGTCCTTAAACCCGAACTCCAGCAGTATCTCCAACCGCAGCAAATCCTGCGCAGCGAGCTGATTCAGCTCCCAATGCTGGAGCTGGAATTGCGCGTCCGTGCCGAGTTGCAAGAGAATCCGTTCCTCGAGGAGATCGCCGAAGACGAAGCGGTTGTGGATAAGTCTATGACCGAGGTTGAGACCGAGGCCTCGGCCGCGTCCCTCGACGATTCGGGCGAGTCCGCTGAATATGAAGCGGCCGCCCGAGTAGCCCGCGATGAACCTGAGCAGCCGGAGAGTCGGAACGAAGATGAGGTGGACTGGGACAGTTTCCTGAGCGACGACGAGCATTCCGTTTATAAAGCGTCACGCTTCACGGAGTCGGGCGAGGAATTGACAGAATTGCCGCGGCCGTTTGTGCAGTCGCTGGCCGAATACCTGGAAGATCAGATGCGCCTTCAGCGACTCGACGACGAAGAGTTCCGCGTGGGGCAATATATCATTGGATCAATCAATCGCGACGGATTTCTGAGCTATCCGATTGAAGAGATCGCCCGCGAACTCAATGTTCCGGTGGCGGTAGCCAATCATGTGCTGGTCATCGTGCAGGAGCTCGATCCGCCGGGGATTGGCGCCCGCGACTTGCGCGAATGCCTGTTGATTCAACTGCGACAAAAAGATGACCCGCAGAAATACCGCACCGCCAAGCGCATGCTCACCGAGGCCTATGAAGACTTCATGAACAAGCGCTTTGAAGTCGTGGCGCGGAAACTCGGCGTGGTGCTGGACGAAGTGAAGAATGCGTACGAAGAGATTCGCCGATTGAATCCGAAGCCCGGCGAAGGCTATTTCGACGAAAAGCAGAATTACGTTATCCCCGATCTGGTCGTGGCCCGTGTGGACGACGAGGGCGAATTCGCTGTTTACCTGAACGACGGTAATACGCCGAACTTCCATGTGAACACCGCCTACAAAGAGATGTTTCTGTCGGGTAACACCGACAAGAAGGTCAAGGAATTCGTCGCTCGCAAGCTGGAGAGCGCCCGCTGGTTTATCAACGCGATTCACCAGCGCCGCGCCACGATCCTGCGCACAATGCGCGCGATTGTCGAACGGCAGAAGGACTTCTTCATGAAGGGCCGCGAGTTTTTGAGGCCAATGATTCTGCAGGATATCGCCGAAGATATCAGCATGGACATCTCAACAATCTCGCGCGTGACCAACGGCAAGTACGTGCAGACAGAATGGGGCGTGTTCGAGTTAAAGTACTTCTTCAGCGAACGCATGGAGACGAGCGACGGCGAAGAGATCTCCACGAAGGTCATTAAGTCGCGCTTGCAGGAGATCATCGAGGCTGAAGACAAGAGCGATCCGCTGAGCGACCAGGCGATTGCCGAGATGCTGGCCGACGAAGGCTTCCCGATCGCCCGCCGCACGGTTCAGAAATACCGCGAACAACTGAGCATTCCGGTCAAACGGTTGCGGCGCGAAATCTGA
- the pdxS gene encoding pyridoxal 5'-phosphate synthase lyase subunit PdxS, whose translation MSATGTFATKVGLAEMLKGGVIMDVTNAEQARIAEQAGACAVMALERVPADIRRDGGVARMSDVAVIREIQETVSIPVMAKCRIGHFVEAQVLEALEIDFIDESEVLTPADEQFHVDKHKFKAPFVCGCRNLGEALRRIAEGAAMIRTKGEAGTGNIVEAVRHMRSVMSEIRKVSQMADEELVNFGKEIGAPLDLLKQTRELKKLPVPNFAAGGIATPADAALMMQLGAEAVFVGSGIFKSDDPAARAEAIVLATTHFRDPSVLVKVSTGLRGAMSGMDVRSLPESELLSTRGW comes from the coding sequence ATGAGTGCAACGGGGACCTTTGCCACAAAAGTCGGATTGGCCGAAATGCTCAAGGGCGGCGTAATCATGGACGTGACCAACGCCGAGCAGGCGCGCATCGCCGAGCAGGCGGGCGCGTGCGCGGTGATGGCGCTTGAGCGAGTTCCGGCCGACATACGCAGGGACGGCGGTGTAGCCCGCATGTCTGATGTCGCGGTGATACGCGAGATTCAGGAAACTGTATCTATTCCCGTCATGGCCAAGTGCCGTATTGGTCACTTCGTCGAAGCGCAGGTATTGGAAGCGCTCGAAATTGACTTCATTGACGAGAGCGAAGTCTTGACGCCGGCTGACGAGCAGTTTCACGTGGACAAACACAAGTTCAAAGCCCCGTTCGTTTGCGGCTGCCGTAATCTCGGCGAGGCGTTGCGCCGAATCGCGGAAGGCGCGGCGATGATTCGCACCAAGGGCGAAGCGGGTACCGGCAACATCGTTGAAGCCGTTCGCCACATGCGGTCAGTGATGAGTGAGATTCGGAAGGTGTCGCAGATGGCTGACGAAGAGCTGGTCAATTTCGGCAAAGAAATCGGAGCGCCGCTCGATCTTCTCAAACAGACGCGAGAACTCAAGAAACTGCCGGTTCCGAATTTCGCCGCCGGCGGAATCGCCACACCCGCGGACGCAGCGCTTATGATGCAACTCGGCGCCGAGGCCGTGTTCGTAGGCTCGGGAATTTTCAAGAGTGATGATCCCGCCGCGCGTGCCGAAGCAATTGTGTTGGCAACCACACATTTCAGAGATCCGTCAGTTTTGGTGAAGGTCTCGACGGGTCTGCGCGGCGCGATGAGTGGCATGGACGTGCGCTCGCTGCCGGAATCGGAATTGTTGTCTACGCGCGGTTGGTAG
- the lon gene encoding endopeptidase La has translation MSFEATEPQSSELLPVLPLRDVVVFPSMIFPLLIGRAATLVAIEKAMLNERRILLVTQRDPGTEDIAPRDLFDVGVVANVLQTLKLPNGLVKVLVEGVSRANISEWAPESDCLYAHCEPLKLRGGEGHEARAHMKVALRAFRDYVSLNRQLPDEILLTLNNLNDPVSVADFIIAHLPLQAVRKQEVLEQAYIPDQFQFINRTLDEEIEILKIERNIEGQVREKISRTQRNFFLQEQMRIIKKELGEEGEEDFSDVIAYRKKLRKQRMPKEVRQRAEEEMEKLKGMPMMSPEATVIKNYLDWLFALPWGTTTTDRLDLEEAQRILDQDHFGLRKPKERILEYLAVLARVEKIRGPILCLVGPPGVGKTSLGRSIARAMGRNFVRISLGGVRDEAEIRGHRRTYIGSMPGRIIQGMKRAGSMNPVFLLDEIDKMSSDFRGDPSSALLEVLDPEQNSTFSDHYLEVDFDLSQILFITTANIKHDIPLPLQDRMEIIDLHGYLHHEKQHIAREFLLPKQMREHGLRESELAITPTALDKIISAYTRESGVRELERTMARICRKVAKENFGSSGETVNVQPKSLDKLLGVPPYKENQIERGDRIGTAVGLAWTAQGGEILNIQASVMKGKGAVQLTGRLGDVMKESAHAAVSFLRAYGGEWGVQPDFVAKLDIHFHIPEAATPKDGPSAGITLATALLSALTSLPVSPEIAMTGEITLRGHVLPIGGLAEKTMAAKRAGIRKLIIPADNKPDWLELDSALRKDMHITYAENVADVWRELFPTKKAARVAAASAPRDSASH, from the coding sequence ATGTCCTTCGAAGCTACCGAACCCCAGTCTTCCGAACTGCTGCCTGTGTTGCCCCTGCGCGACGTAGTGGTTTTCCCCTCGATGATCTTTCCTCTCTTGATCGGCCGCGCCGCAACGCTGGTCGCTATTGAGAAAGCTATGCTCAATGAGCGGCGGATTCTGCTCGTGACCCAGCGCGACCCGGGGACCGAGGATATTGCGCCGCGGGACCTGTTCGACGTTGGCGTCGTCGCAAATGTTCTGCAAACGCTCAAACTTCCCAATGGCCTCGTCAAAGTTCTTGTGGAAGGCGTGAGCCGCGCCAACATCTCGGAATGGGCGCCGGAGAGCGATTGCCTTTATGCACACTGCGAGCCGCTCAAGCTGCGCGGCGGAGAGGGCCACGAAGCGCGCGCCCATATGAAAGTGGCGCTGCGCGCCTTTCGCGACTATGTGAGTTTGAATCGGCAGCTACCGGATGAAATTCTGCTGACGTTGAACAATCTGAACGATCCGGTCTCAGTCGCGGATTTCATCATTGCCCACCTCCCGCTGCAGGCCGTGCGCAAACAGGAAGTACTCGAACAGGCCTATATTCCCGATCAATTCCAGTTTATCAATCGGACGCTGGATGAAGAGATTGAGATTTTGAAGATCGAGCGCAATATCGAGGGCCAGGTGCGGGAAAAGATCTCGCGCACGCAGCGCAACTTCTTCCTGCAAGAGCAGATGCGCATCATCAAGAAGGAACTCGGCGAAGAAGGCGAAGAGGATTTTTCGGACGTCATTGCCTATCGCAAGAAGCTGCGCAAGCAACGCATGCCCAAAGAGGTGCGACAGCGCGCCGAAGAGGAAATGGAGAAGCTCAAGGGCATGCCGATGATGTCGCCTGAGGCGACGGTGATCAAGAACTACCTCGACTGGCTGTTCGCGCTGCCGTGGGGCACGACGACGACGGACCGTCTTGATCTCGAAGAGGCGCAGCGCATATTGGACCAGGATCACTTTGGATTGCGCAAGCCTAAGGAACGTATCCTTGAGTATCTTGCCGTGCTCGCGCGAGTTGAGAAGATTCGCGGGCCGATCCTTTGTCTTGTCGGTCCTCCGGGCGTGGGCAAAACATCTTTGGGACGGTCAATCGCGCGGGCAATGGGGCGGAATTTCGTGCGCATTTCTCTCGGCGGCGTACGCGATGAAGCCGAAATTCGCGGGCACAGGCGTACCTATATCGGTTCCATGCCGGGCCGCATCATTCAGGGCATGAAACGCGCGGGCTCGATGAATCCTGTGTTCCTGCTTGACGAAATAGACAAGATGTCGTCCGACTTCCGTGGTGACCCGTCGTCGGCCCTGCTGGAAGTGCTCGATCCCGAGCAGAATTCGACGTTCTCGGACCACTATCTTGAAGTGGACTTTGACCTGTCGCAAATTTTGTTCATTACAACAGCGAATATCAAGCACGACATACCGCTCCCGCTTCAGGACCGCATGGAGATCATTGACCTCCACGGCTATCTGCATCATGAGAAGCAGCATATCGCGCGCGAATTCCTGCTGCCGAAACAGATGCGCGAACATGGTCTGCGCGAAAGTGAATTGGCGATCACGCCGACGGCCCTCGACAAGATCATCTCAGCGTACACTCGTGAATCCGGCGTGCGCGAGTTAGAGCGTACCATGGCGCGAATATGCCGAAAGGTTGCCAAAGAGAATTTTGGTTCGTCGGGAGAAACGGTCAACGTGCAGCCCAAGTCGCTCGACAAACTGCTCGGCGTACCGCCCTATAAAGAGAATCAGATCGAAAGGGGCGACCGAATCGGCACGGCCGTTGGGCTTGCCTGGACCGCACAGGGCGGCGAAATTCTCAATATTCAAGCCAGCGTGATGAAGGGCAAAGGGGCCGTGCAGCTCACAGGGCGACTGGGCGACGTGATGAAGGAATCTGCGCATGCCGCCGTGTCCTTCTTGCGAGCGTACGGCGGCGAATGGGGAGTCCAGCCGGACTTTGTCGCGAAACTCGACATTCACTTCCACATTCCTGAGGCGGCAACTCCAAAGGATGGACCGTCCGCCGGCATCACCCTTGCCACGGCACTGCTGTCCGCTCTTACATCGCTGCCCGTGTCACCTGAAATTGCCATGACGGGCGAAATCACGCTGCGCGGTCACGTTCTGCCGATCGGCGGATTGGCGGAGAAGACTATGGCGGCCAAGCGCGCTGGCATTCGCAAGCTCATCATACCGGCCGACAACAAACCGGACTGGCTGGAACTCGACAGCGCGCTGCGCAAGGACATGCATATCACGTATGCTGAAAATGTAGCGGACGTGTGGCGCGAGCTCTTTCCCACTAAGAAGGCGGCGCGAGTGGCCGCGGCATCGGCGCCGCGCGACTCCGCTTCGCACTAA
- the pdxT gene encoding pyridoxal 5'-phosphate synthase glutaminase subunit PdxT: MARVGVLALQGDFPMHEQRLRALGCDVVQVRLPQELEGLEGLIWPGGESTTMTRVMDVELREALTSFCTTKPTWGTCAGMIMLSHTDPDTRVRTLGIADVHVNRNGWGRQVHSFEAVLEVAPELAEARRAVGLFIRAPRITRIGEDVRVLATYHGEPVAVSQGKILLTTFHPELTDDDRFHRLLISWILKSESNRILSTGDRT; encoded by the coding sequence ATGGCGCGGGTGGGAGTATTGGCACTGCAGGGGGATTTCCCCATGCATGAGCAGCGGCTGCGTGCGCTTGGCTGTGACGTCGTGCAGGTGCGCTTGCCGCAGGAACTCGAGGGATTGGAAGGACTGATCTGGCCCGGCGGCGAAAGTACGACGATGACGCGCGTGATGGATGTCGAACTGCGCGAAGCCCTTACGAGCTTCTGCACAACTAAGCCCACATGGGGCACCTGCGCGGGCATGATCATGCTGTCCCACACCGACCCTGATACGCGCGTGCGCACCTTAGGCATTGCGGACGTTCATGTCAATCGCAATGGTTGGGGGCGGCAAGTTCACTCGTTTGAAGCCGTACTGGAAGTCGCACCGGAGTTGGCCGAGGCGCGCCGGGCCGTTGGTCTGTTTATTCGGGCGCCGCGCATCACACGGATCGGTGAAGACGTGCGTGTGCTGGCGACCTACCACGGCGAGCCTGTGGCGGTATCGCAAGGCAAAATCCTCTTGACAACTTTCCATCCGGAGCTGACTGATGACGACCGTTTTCATCGGCTCTTGATATCCTGGATACTGAAATCAGAATCTAATCGCATCTTAAGCACGGGAGACCGCACGTGA
- the lptB gene encoding LPS export ABC transporter ATP-binding protein, which produces MTPLAASPPTVVETTLRGEDLVKFYGKRKVVDGVTVHVRTGEIVGLLGPNGAGKTTTFYMVTGMIRPKAGHVYLGETEVTDWPMYRRARLGMGYLSQEPSVFRKLTVRENLMAILELLPISRAERKLRADELLAEFRLEHVVDNKGFQLSGGERRRVEIARSLVTRPKFMLLDEPFAGIDPIAVADIQAIVRSLKDRGIGVLITDHNVRETLAITDRAYLIYSGKLLMEGTSEFLANSEEARRIYLGDSFRL; this is translated from the coding sequence CTGACTCCACTTGCGGCAAGTCCGCCGACGGTCGTAGAGACGACGTTGCGCGGTGAGGATTTGGTGAAATTCTACGGGAAACGCAAGGTCGTTGACGGTGTCACCGTGCATGTGCGCACGGGTGAAATCGTCGGTCTCCTCGGTCCGAATGGCGCCGGCAAGACAACGACGTTCTACATGGTCACGGGAATGATTCGCCCGAAGGCCGGGCATGTCTATCTCGGCGAAACCGAGGTCACCGACTGGCCCATGTACCGCCGAGCACGCTTGGGCATGGGCTATTTGTCGCAGGAACCATCGGTCTTTCGCAAACTCACTGTTCGCGAAAACTTGATGGCGATCTTAGAGCTCTTGCCGATTTCGCGGGCTGAGCGTAAACTGCGCGCAGACGAGTTGTTGGCCGAGTTCCGACTTGAACACGTTGTGGACAACAAGGGCTTTCAACTCTCCGGCGGCGAACGGCGCCGCGTCGAAATCGCCCGGTCGCTCGTCACACGACCCAAATTCATGCTCCTCGATGAGCCGTTTGCCGGGATTGACCCTATTGCCGTGGCGGACATTCAGGCAATTGTAAGGTCTCTCAAAGATCGCGGCATCGGCGTGTTGATAACTGATCATAACGTCCGGGAAACTCTGGCGATTACGGACCGGGCCTACCTGATTTATAGCGGCAAGCTGTTGATGGAAGGCACCTCAGAGTTCCTGGCCAACTCGGAAGAAGCCCGCCGGATCTACCTCGGCGATTCTTTCCGCCTCTAA
- a CDS encoding YihA family ribosome biogenesis GTP-binding protein, with the protein MAKTLVIPKAEFLKSCTDLKQAPKPPLPEVAFVGRSNVGKSSLINSLLNHKGLALTSATPGKTRLLNYYRIGDRFCHFVDLPGYGYAKVSRTLQEEWAGFLEDYLADSIRLHLVVQIADARRGLTELDMQMIEALNTYRRRFLVVATKIDKLNRQERDQALLALRGPALSLGGTAVIPYSSTTHEGRNDLWDAILTSIKAG; encoded by the coding sequence GTGGCCAAGACTCTTGTCATACCTAAAGCTGAGTTTCTGAAGTCTTGCACGGACTTGAAACAGGCGCCAAAGCCACCGCTGCCGGAAGTCGCGTTCGTGGGACGCTCCAATGTGGGGAAGTCGTCGCTGATAAATTCACTGCTCAACCACAAGGGGCTCGCGCTCACGTCGGCGACCCCGGGCAAGACCAGGTTGCTGAATTACTACCGCATCGGCGATCGTTTCTGCCATTTCGTTGATTTGCCGGGTTACGGGTATGCCAAGGTTTCGCGCACGCTGCAAGAAGAATGGGCTGGCTTTTTGGAGGACTATCTGGCGGATTCAATTCGCCTGCATCTGGTCGTACAGATTGCCGACGCACGGCGCGGATTGACTGAGCTTGACATGCAAATGATCGAAGCGTTAAACACGTATCGCCGCCGCTTTCTGGTCGTCGCCACCAAGATTGACAAGCTCAATCGTCAGGAACGCGATCAGGCGTTGCTGGCGCTGCGCGGACCGGCCCTGTCGTTGGGCGGCACGGCCGTCATTCCTTATTCGAGCACGACGCATGAAGGCCGAAACGACTTATGGGATGCAATCCTGACCTCCATCAAGGCCGGTTGA